The genomic DNA CCTGCTGGGAGAGCGTGAAGGCGCGGGTCAGTAGCTGGGCCACACGCTCCCGCGCACGCTCCGCCTCGGCCTTGAGTGCTTCTTCCTGCGCAAGCGTATTCTCTTCCAGTGGTATCTTCTGCCCACACTCACGGCAGAACTTATTGCCAATCGGATTGCGTGCTCGACATCCCGGACAGTTCATCGTTATTATCTCCGTCTAGCCATCAAAGAGCCCCGGCCCCTTGCCATAGGGAATCTTGAGATGCTCGTAGGCTCCACGCATTGCGACGCGGCCGCGGGGGGTTCGGTTCAAAAACCCCAGCATCATCAAGTAGGGCTCCACCACGTCCTCTATGGTATCGCGTTCTTCCCGCAGTGTCGCGGCCAAGGTCTCCAGACCCGCCGGGCCACCGTCAAATTTATCGATCAGCGTCCGCAAGAAGCGCCGGTCGAACTCATCCAAGCCTAGCGCATCGACCTCGTACATCTTCAGCGCGGCATCCGCCATCGCCGCTGTGATCGTCCCATCACCCTTCACCAACGCGTAGTCCCGCGCCCGCCGCAGCAGCCGGTTGGCGATTCGCGGCGTCCCCCGCGAGCGGCTCGCGATCTGCTCTGCTCCGCTCTCATCGATCGCCGCTCCCAGAATCCCCGCTGAACGTGAGACAATCTGGGTGAGGTCGCCGGTTCCATAGAACTCAAAGGCCTCGTGAATGCCAAAGCGATCCCGCAGCGGGTTGGTCAAGAGCCCCGGCCGCGTGGTCGCCCCGATTAGGGTAAAGCGTGGGAGCTGGATCTTCACGGTCCGCGCCGACGGCCCCTGCCCGATGATCATGTCCATCTCGTAGTCCTCCATCGCCGGGTAGAGAAACTCCTCCGCCAGCCGATTGAGCCGATGGATCTCGTCGATAAATAAAACCGAGCCCTCTTCGAGGTTCGAGAGGATCGCCACAAGGTCACCAGGCTTTTCGATCGCTGGACCGCTGGTTGCCTTCAAATTTGCGCCAATTTCATTGGCAATCACGTTTGCGAGGCTGGTCTTGCCCAGTCCGGGAGGGCCACTGAGTAGCACGTGGTCCAGCGCCTGCCCCAGCATCTTGCTCGCTGTGAGCGAGAGCCCGAGGCGCTCCTTGATCTTGGGCTGCCCGATGTACTCCGCCAGCCGCTTAGGCCGCAGCGAGAGCTCGCCTTCGTCGTCGCCGCCGCTCCCCCCGCCCTGAAAGCCCCCGCCGACCAAGCGCTCCGGGGGCGGCACACCGCCACCGCCGCCGCTGGCCGTTCGAATATCACTAGACTGAATTGGCATCTTCTTTACCTTCTCCTCTCCCCCCCCTGCCCCCGCCGGGCGGGGGGGAGAAAAGGAAGAAACATCGTTCCTCTTTGTCCCCCCGCCGGGCGGGGGTTAGGGGGAATCCTACCTCGAGAGCCGGTTAAGCCCGGCGCGGAGCACGGTTGCAAACTGGGGACTGCTGTCTGTCTTGAGCGCCTCGGTTAGGGCAAGCTCGGCGGCCTTGAGCGCGTCGTTCTTGTTGTAGCCCAGGTTGGTGAGCGCGGAGCTGACATCTTCCAAGAGCTGGTCGTTGGCACTGCGCACCTTGACCGTGGCCGAGGCCGCGAGATGCTCCACCTTTCGGCTAAAGCCATAGGCCATGAGCTTATCTTTGAGCTCCAGCACGAGCCGCTGCGCCAGCTTGGGGCCGATCCCGGGTGTCTTGGTGATCGCCCGAACATCCTCCGAGCTCACGACCCGCGCAATTCCATCGCCGCCCAGCGCCGAGAGTAGGCCCAGCGCCACTTTTGGCCCGACCCCGCTCACCGTGAGAAGTAGCTCAAAGACCTGCTGGTCGCTCTCCTCCAGAAACCCATAGAGGCTCAGGTCGTCCTCACGGACAATCATGTGTGTCACCAAGGTCACCGGCGAGCCATCGGCAGGCAGCTGCTCGATCACCGAGAGCGGCACCGAGACCTTGTACCCGACCCCGTTTACATCCAAGACCACCGCAGGTGTCGCCACCCGCACCACTTTTCCCGTCAGTTGCGCTATCATTGCTCTGGATTATACTCGCTCCCGTGCTAGCCAGGCGGAAAGTTCACCATGAAAAAGATGCTCAAAATCGCACTCATTACCGGACTGGTTCTAGGCATTCTGTTGGTGACGGGCTATCTGGGAGAACGCGACTGGCCTGCTCGCCCCGATCCTCTCCCTGAGTGGGCGAAGTCGCACGCTTCCCTTGCCGGTAAAGCCTACTGCTACGAGACATCGTTTGTTGTGGATAGTAGAGAGCTCTGGCGAATCAAAGCAGACCCCAAGCTCTTTGACATTCTGGTTAAGGAGCTCCAGCTCACAGAGCACAACTCAAACACTGCGGTTCCACCGCTCTTTTGGCACCAGCCTCCCTTTTGGTGGAAGCCAGGCGGCCCTGGTCGCTTTGCAATAACCCCCACTTTTGATCCGGCGAAGCGAGAGGATGGCACGTACTACATTCTCTACTACGACAAGAAGACCGGACATCTCTACTGCTGGGTTCAGAAGAACTTCTAGAGGTTTTCACGCTCAATCGCCATTAGCACACCTTCTTTGCGGCGCCAGCGCCACTGGTCCTCGGGGACTTGGGAGGCGGGGTCGTCGCCGAAGCGGGCGGCGTAGGCGACTGTCGCTAACGGGTCGCAGTCGCAGAAGAACTCTAGATCAAAAGACCAGCGGCGCTTGCCATCGGCCTCGGGCTCCCCGAGGGTTTCGTTGACGAGGCGCGAGGGGACGGTCTTGCCGTCGGGATCGGCGACGATCACCGGGGCGATGGTTCGGGTACGGTAGTCGGCGTGGAGGACGGCGAGGCCGTAGTAGGGCTCGCGGAGGGGGTTGGTGACGACGAGGTAGCGGACGCTCATTTTTGGCTCCCGTTTAGATCGCTCCCATGAACGGGAGCGTCTTGCTGTCCTCGTGCCTCGGACACAAAGGCCTCAGGCCATAATCCCGAGTTCACTCGGGGTGGGCGAAGCCCTTTGTGTCGGAGCCTGCGACGACAGCAAGACGCCCCCCTCCAACGGGGGCGGTCTAAACTACCTGTAGTCCGCCAGGACGGGCTCTAGCTGCGCTTCGGTGAGGAGGCGGAAGCGGCTCTCGCGCTTGGTGTGGCGCTCTAGGATGGCGGCCTCGACACTCAGGCCATCGGCGAAGGCGGTCTTGATGATCTCCTCAGGCGTCGGTGGGGGGACAATTTCCTCGCCGTCTTCGTCGAGCTTCTCCGGCAGGGGCGCGAGCTGCGTGCGGGCGATTCCCCACGCCTTCAGCGCTGCCTTGAGGGTGTCTTCCAGGTTGCCCAGGTGGGCGTCCTTGAGCGACTCTTCGGCCTGCTCCGACGCGTAGACCGTCCCGGCGACCACGGCGAAGCGCTTGGTGTTGCGAAACTCGCCGTCGTAGCCCAGCGTGAAGTAGAGATCGTCGGCGGGCTCCGGGTGGAGCTCCGCAAAGACCCCCTTGAACGTGAGCGGGATCGTGTTGTTGTCGTTGTAGATGCGCTTGACGGCAGGCGAGAGGCCAAAGCCGACCAGCCGCTGGACGCTGACATCGTCTTCGGAGCGCTGGAAGCCCTCGCGGTGCGTTGCGTCGATCGCGGCGAGGCGGATGCTCTCGATATCGCTCTGCTTGCCCAGCGCCGCCATCATCATCTTGTCGTAGATCTCGTAGACCTTGCGCTGGCTGTGCCGGAGGGTCAGGAGCAGCAGGCCGCCGTCGTAGCTAAGCCCCACCACCGGGGAGCCGTCGCGCAGACGGTCCTCGACATACTCGTTGCGCTGCTGGAGCGCGTTGTTAAAATCATAGAAATTGTAGGACATAGCTTATCCCTGAACCAGTGCGGGCTCGGACGCGAGGGTGGTCTTGACGATCGCGCGGAGGGTCTCTTCCTCCACATCGGCGATACCGTCGGCGGTGATGGTCTTGGCGAGCGGGAGGTACTTGGCCGCCCCGCCGGTCGCCGCATCCAGGTCCGCCGCGATCTCCAGGAGGGTCAGCACCTCACGGAGCGCCGTGTCACGATCCATCTCGCGAAACGGGCCCTTGGTGCGCCCGATGTACTCAAACGCGCCGCGAATCTGGGTCGAGCCCGAGCCCGCCGCCGCGTACTCCGCGGTCTCGAAGCGCGCCCCGCCGCCGTCGTAGAAGAAGACACGTCCCTCGTTTTTCTTGGTGTCGAAGGTCGTGAGGATCGGGATCACGAGGCCGATTCCCTGCATCGCCGCCATCATGTTGCCGGCGATCAGCTTCCCGAGCTCGTTGAGCTTGCCATCGAGGCTCATGGGCTGGAGCTGGGAGCGCTCGTAGTACTTGAAGGCCATGCGCAGGTAGCGCACCAGCTCGATCGCCTTGGAGAAGCTCCCCGAGATCGAGATCAGCGTGTAGTCATCGAGCGAGAGCACCTTCTCGGCCTTGTCGTACATGATCGCCATCCCGCCCGTGGCGCGGCGGTCGCCCACGGTGAGGACACCGTCTTTGTACTTCACGGCGATCACGGTCGTGCCATGGATCGGGCCCTCCGCGAGGCCATTGAGCTGAAATCCGGTGAGCGCGGCAAAGTTGCCGCTATGGGGTTGCAATAAATCGGTCATTTTCCATCTATATCCCCCCCACCCAGAGGGTACCCGGCGGGGGTCAGGGGGCAGGCGCGCAGGGGATTATTGTCCGCTGCGTTGTTCGTAGCGGCGCGCAAGGGTTGGGTCGACGCGCTTCATGCGCTCAAGGACGAGCGGCGGAAGGCGACTCTCCCCTTGCCGCGCAGGTTGTGTGGGGCGCGGCGCGGGCGGCGGTGGCGGAAACGGTTCGTTATTGTCCGCTGCGTTGTCGGTAGCGTTTGGCGGCATTGGGGTCCACCCGTTTCATTCGGTCGAGGATGCCACGCGAGTCAGGGCGCTTGACATCGGGAGCCTTGGGGCCGTCGCCGTCACCGTTGCGGCGGATCGGGTCCACCGGGGTGACAGGGCGGGTGAGGCGGTCATCTGCACGAAACTCTTCCATAGTTATCCAATCTTTCTAAGGGGTCAAAACAGCAATAAACTCTGCGGGAGTTGTGGCGGCGTCCAGGGCAGTAGCGAGCGCTTGCGGCTCTCTCTCTTGAATATCGGCCATTCGGACGTTTGCACTCTGGCCGTCGTGCTCCAGCGTGAACCCGCCCCAGCTGATCTTCTGGATCGCCTCGGGGAACTTGCGGACCGCGAGGCCTCGGACAATCGCACGGGGCGAGCCGGCCGGCGGGGTGTCGAGTGCGGCCAGAATCTCTTCCTCGGTGACCACGCGCCGCAGCTTCTCTTCTTGCTCCAGCGCGTAGTAGAGCCCCGCCGCAGGGTCGGTGTTGTGGTACTCCAGGTCGAGGCTCTGGAGGTAGGGATCGCCCCAGGACTCAATGCCCTCGGCGTCCATGAAGCCCTCCAAAAGCGCGCGCTTGGCCGCCCAGTCGAGCGTGTCCGAGAGCGAGAGCGGGTCGGTTTCCAGCGTGTTGAGCACCTGCTCCCATTCTACCAGAACCGTGTCGGTATCGGGCGAGAGCCCAGTCAAGTGCTCCTTGGCCGCCGCCAGATACGCCCGCTGGACATCGACCGCACCGATCGTCCCCCCGCCCTGACGCTCGACCTGCCACTTGAGGCTCTGGTCCGCGGAGACATGCTTGATCGCCGCCACCGGATCGCGCAGGCCGACAGTGGTGGGAGCCAAGCCCTTCTCGATCAGCCGTAGCACCAGGAGGGTAGTCCCCACTTTCAGCAGGGTCGCCACCTCCGCGAAGTTGGCATCGCCACAGATCACGTGCAGCCGGCGGAACCGGCGCGCATCGGCGTGGGGCTCGTCGCGGGTGTTGACAATCGGGCGGTTGTAGAGCGTGTCCACCGACGCCATCGTCGTGAAGAAATCGGCGCGCTGGGAGAGCTGGAAGATCGCTTGCGGGTTCGCCCCCGCGTTCTCTCTCCCCACTTTTCCCGCCCCGGCATAGAGCTGACGCGTCGCAAAGAACGGAAGAAGACCCTCTAGCACACGGTCAAACGGGACCTCGCGGCGCATGAGATAGCTCTCATGAGTGCCGTAGCTGGCGCCGTGGAAGTCCGTGTTGTTCTTGTACATCGCCACCAGGCTCTCGGGGCCGAGCTGTTTCATTCGGCGCTCAGCGAGGCGCTGCATCCAGCGCTCCCCGGCCCGGTCGTGGGCGATCACTTCCCGCAGGCTGGTGCACTCCGGGGTCGAGTACTCGGGGTGCCCGTGGTCGTTGTAGAGGCGTGCGCCGTTGGTCAAAACTCTATCGGAGCGCACCTCGATATCGGTGGAGTGGG from Armatimonas rosea includes the following:
- the ruvA gene encoding Holliday junction branch migration protein RuvA, with the translated sequence MIAQLTGKVVRVATPAVVLDVNGVGYKVSVPLSVIEQLPADGSPVTLVTHMIVREDDLSLYGFLEESDQQVFELLLTVSGVGPKVALGLLSALGGDGIARVVSSEDVRAITKTPGIGPKLAQRLVLELKDKLMAYGFSRKVEHLAASATVKVRSANDQLLEDVSSALTNLGYNKNDALKAAELALTEALKTDSSPQFATVLRAGLNRLSR
- a CDS encoding proteasome accessory factor PafA2 family protein; amino-acid sequence: MIGIETEYGIYVEGKGAQDLVDEAGYLVKLVPSPTVAGRWDYKQEHPRRDMRGFTVDHLSIDPNDAQFEQTGRPHSTDIEVRSDRVLTNGARLYNDHGHPEYSTPECTSLREVIAHDRAGERWMQRLAERRMKQLGPESLVAMYKNNTDFHGASYGTHESYLMRREVPFDRVLEGLLPFFATRQLYAGAGKVGRENAGANPQAIFQLSQRADFFTTMASVDTLYNRPIVNTRDEPHADARRFRRLHVICGDANFAEVATLLKVGTTLLVLRLIEKGLAPTTVGLRDPVAAIKHVSADQSLKWQVERQGGGTIGAVDVQRAYLAAAKEHLTGLSPDTDTVLVEWEQVLNTLETDPLSLSDTLDWAAKRALLEGFMDAEGIESWGDPYLQSLDLEYHNTDPAAGLYYALEQEEKLRRVVTEEEILAALDTPPAGSPRAIVRGLAVRKFPEAIQKISWGGFTLEHDGQSANVRMADIQEREPQALATALDAATTPAEFIAVLTP
- the ruvB gene encoding Holliday junction branch migration DNA helicase RuvB produces the protein MPIQSSDIRTASGGGGGVPPPERLVGGGFQGGGSGGDDEGELSLRPKRLAEYIGQPKIKERLGLSLTASKMLGQALDHVLLSGPPGLGKTSLANVIANEIGANLKATSGPAIEKPGDLVAILSNLEEGSVLFIDEIHRLNRLAEEFLYPAMEDYEMDMIIGQGPSARTVKIQLPRFTLIGATTRPGLLTNPLRDRFGIHEAFEFYGTGDLTQIVSRSAGILGAAIDESGAEQIASRSRGTPRIANRLLRRARDYALVKGDGTITAAMADAALKMYEVDALGLDEFDRRFLRTLIDKFDGGPAGLETLAATLREERDTIEDVVEPYLMMLGFLNRTPRGRVAMRGAYEHLKIPYGKGPGLFDG
- a CDS encoding UBact family ubiquitin protein, with the translated sequence MPPNATDNAADNNEPFPPPPPAPRPTQPARQGESRLPPLVLERMKRVDPTLARRYEQRSGQ
- a CDS encoding ubiquitin-like protein UBact — translated: MEEFRADDRLTRPVTPVDPIRRNGDGDGPKAPDVKRPDSRGILDRMKRVDPNAAKRYRQRSGQ
- a CDS encoding proteasome subunit alpha, producing MTDLLQPHSGNFAALTGFQLNGLAEGPIHGTTVIAVKYKDGVLTVGDRRATGGMAIMYDKAEKVLSLDDYTLISISGSFSKAIELVRYLRMAFKYYERSQLQPMSLDGKLNELGKLIAGNMMAAMQGIGLVIPILTTFDTKKNEGRVFFYDGGGARFETAEYAAAGSGSTQIRGAFEYIGRTKGPFREMDRDTALREVLTLLEIAADLDAATGGAAKYLPLAKTITADGIADVEEETLRAIVKTTLASEPALVQG